In Paenibacillus sp. BIC5C1, a genomic segment contains:
- the dprA gene encoding DNA-processing protein DprA translates to MEERWILFGLHETDGIGKKTISKLLTGQHQLTDLLDYKEGDWVAAGLRRDQAARLTKQFNADWIEQRQESVYKAGIEVVTYLDQDYPILMKETVQPPWVMYGRGDLNLLHTQSIAMVGTRMPTVYGRKIGEKLAEQLCKAGLTIVSGLARGIDSVCHDAALRANGKTIAVFGTGIDNIYPPENTGLAERIAETGLLLSEYPPGTRAHQGLFPERNRIIAGLTLGTLVVEADIRSGSLITADAALEAGRDVFAVPGPITSPKSRGSHNLIRQGAKLVTSATDLLEEFRLDLPNADQLPYNRGRSAESSETSNKGIFPVVKLSSDEQRVIYLLEQEEQSLDQLVEQLNWDFGHLHSVLLSLIIKKQISQLPGTKYARV, encoded by the coding sequence ATGGAAGAGAGATGGATTTTGTTTGGACTGCATGAAACGGATGGTATTGGTAAGAAAACAATCTCGAAACTGCTGACAGGACAACATCAATTGACGGATCTTCTGGATTATAAAGAAGGAGATTGGGTTGCCGCGGGTTTACGCAGAGATCAGGCTGCGCGTTTAACTAAGCAATTCAATGCCGACTGGATCGAACAGAGACAAGAAAGTGTTTATAAAGCGGGAATTGAGGTCGTTACCTATCTGGATCAAGATTACCCTATATTAATGAAGGAAACCGTTCAGCCACCCTGGGTAATGTACGGTCGCGGAGATCTGAATCTGCTGCACACTCAATCCATTGCAATGGTAGGAACACGCATGCCCACTGTATATGGACGTAAAATAGGCGAGAAGTTGGCGGAGCAATTATGCAAGGCTGGGCTGACCATTGTTAGCGGACTTGCGAGAGGAATAGATAGTGTATGTCATGATGCGGCTCTGCGTGCAAACGGCAAAACCATTGCGGTATTCGGGACAGGAATTGACAACATTTATCCTCCCGAAAATACAGGTCTTGCTGAACGAATTGCCGAAACAGGGCTGCTCTTGTCAGAGTATCCTCCAGGTACACGTGCGCATCAGGGATTGTTCCCGGAACGAAATCGGATCATTGCAGGGTTGACCCTCGGTACACTAGTCGTTGAAGCTGATATCCGAAGTGGATCACTCATTACAGCAGATGCCGCACTCGAAGCGGGAAGAGACGTGTTTGCTGTCCCGGGTCCAATTACCTCTCCCAAAAGCCGAGGCTCACACAATCTGATTCGTCAGGGGGCAAAGTTGGTGACCTCCGCCACTGATTTATTGGAAGAGTTTCGATTGGACTTGCCAAATGCGGATCAACTTCCTTACAATAGAGGACGTTCGGCTGAAAGCAGTGAGACTTCCAATAAAGGAATATTCCCTGTTGTAAAACTATCTTCAGATGAACAACGTGTTATTTATCTGTTAGAGCAGGAAGAGCAATCACTAGATCAACTTGTGGAACAGCTCAACTGGGATTTTGGACATTTGCATTCAGTTCTGTTATCTTTAATCATAAAAAAGCAGATTAGCCAATTACCTGGAACAAAATACGCGAGGGTATGA
- the hslV gene encoding ATP-dependent protease subunit HslV: protein MDMSFHATTICAVRHNGKAAIAGDGQVTMGQSVVMKNTAKKVRRLYRGQVVAGFAGSVADAITLFEKFEGKLEEHHGNLQRAAVELAKDWRQDRILRKLEALLIVMDKTGMLLISGGGEIIEPDDDVIAIGSGGNFALSAARALKRHAVDLEAKDIARESLQIASELCVYTNNNIIVEEL from the coding sequence ATGGATATGTCATTTCATGCTACAACGATCTGTGCAGTTCGTCATAATGGTAAAGCAGCCATTGCCGGTGATGGTCAGGTGACCATGGGACAAAGCGTTGTGATGAAAAATACAGCCAAAAAGGTAAGACGTTTATATCGTGGGCAGGTTGTGGCTGGTTTTGCCGGTTCCGTGGCGGATGCCATTACCTTGTTTGAGAAATTCGAAGGCAAACTGGAGGAGCACCATGGTAATCTGCAGCGCGCAGCGGTAGAGCTTGCCAAGGATTGGCGCCAGGATCGAATTTTGCGCAAGCTGGAGGCGCTCCTTATTGTTATGGATAAAACCGGGATGTTACTCATTTCCGGTGGTGGCGAAATAATTGAACCAGATGATGACGTGATTGCCATTGGTTCGGGAGGCAACTTCGCTTTATCTGCTGCGCGTGCGTTAAAACGTCATGCGGTGGATCTGGAAGCAAAAGACATTGCTCGTGAATCACTCCAGATTGCTTCAGAGTTATGTGTATATACCAACAATAATATTATTGTTGAAGAGTTGTAA
- the hslU gene encoding ATP-dependent protease ATPase subunit HslU yields the protein MDTQALTPRQIVAELDKYIVGQKQAKKSVAVALRNRYRRSLLPEHTQDDIVPKNILMIGPTGVGKTEIARRLAKLVGAPFVKVEATKFTEVGYVGRDVESMIRDLIETSLRMVKLERTEKVKDKAEEAANERIVHILAPSQSKSKNQRNPFEMIFGNNGNNAPETDEQEPDTGVAERRRKIKFDLLSGKLENDVIEIDVEDTTPNMMDMFAGQGNDQMGMNMQEMFGSLLPRRTKKRKLAIKEARKVLIQEEAGKLIDMDDVTQESIRRAEQTGIIFIDEIDKVASQGRGSGPDVSREGVQRDILPIVEGSTVMTKYGPVKTDYILFMAAGAFHVAKPSDLIPELQGRFPIRVELNSLTLDEFVSILTEPKNALTKQYVDLLRTENIEIEFSDDAIREIAKLAESVNQNTENIGARRLHTILEKLLEDLSFEAPELTLERMVITPEYVREKLNDIALDRDLSQYIL from the coding sequence ATGGATACTCAAGCGTTAACGCCAAGACAAATCGTTGCAGAGCTTGATAAGTACATTGTAGGTCAAAAACAGGCTAAAAAATCGGTAGCGGTCGCCCTTCGCAATCGCTATCGCCGTAGCCTTTTGCCCGAACATACCCAAGATGATATTGTACCTAAAAATATTCTGATGATTGGACCTACTGGTGTTGGTAAAACAGAGATTGCACGTCGACTGGCTAAGTTGGTAGGAGCCCCATTTGTAAAGGTGGAGGCTACGAAGTTCACGGAAGTGGGTTATGTTGGCCGTGACGTGGAATCTATGATTCGTGATCTGATTGAAACATCACTGCGGATGGTCAAACTGGAACGTACAGAAAAGGTCAAGGACAAAGCGGAAGAGGCTGCTAATGAGCGGATTGTACATATTTTGGCCCCTTCACAATCCAAATCCAAAAATCAGCGGAATCCGTTTGAAATGATTTTTGGTAATAATGGCAACAACGCGCCAGAAACCGATGAGCAAGAACCAGATACGGGAGTAGCTGAACGGCGACGTAAAATCAAATTTGATTTGTTATCTGGTAAACTGGAAAATGACGTTATCGAGATTGATGTGGAAGATACCACACCTAACATGATGGACATGTTTGCTGGTCAAGGAAATGATCAGATGGGTATGAATATGCAGGAGATGTTTGGCAGTTTATTACCTCGTCGTACCAAAAAACGTAAACTGGCAATTAAGGAAGCTCGCAAAGTGCTAATTCAGGAAGAAGCGGGCAAGTTGATTGATATGGATGATGTTACTCAGGAGTCCATTCGCCGGGCGGAACAAACAGGTATCATATTCATTGACGAAATTGATAAAGTGGCCAGTCAAGGACGCGGTAGCGGTCCAGACGTATCCCGTGAAGGGGTACAGCGTGATATTCTCCCAATCGTGGAAGGATCTACGGTAATGACCAAGTATGGCCCTGTCAAAACGGATTACATCCTGTTTATGGCAGCTGGCGCATTTCACGTAGCAAAACCCTCAGATCTCATTCCAGAGCTCCAGGGGCGTTTCCCAATCCGTGTAGAACTGAACAGCCTGACGCTTGATGAATTTGTATCGATCCTCACTGAACCTAAAAATGCGTTAACCAAGCAATATGTGGATTTGCTGCGTACGGAGAATATTGAGATAGAGTTCTCGGATGATGCCATCCGTGAAATTGCGAAGCTGGCTGAGTCCGTGAATCAGAATACCGAAAATATCGGTGCACGGCGCCTGCATACCATTCTGGAAAAACTTCTGGAGGATCTGTCTTTTGAAGCGCCAGAGCTTACGCTAGAGCGTATGGTTATCACTCCGGAATATGTACGTGAGAAATTGAATGATATTGCATTAGATCGTGATTTAAGTCAATATATCTTGTAA
- the flgB gene encoding flagellar basal body rod protein FlgB, whose protein sequence is MNLLNDISFQRLQGALDASNIRQRTIADNIANADTPYFKRSDVAFEEMLQEQMSGDMPVLKGKVTDSRHFVIGPSSSIPTPVVNMDQSTSMNNNQNNVDVDKEMSLLAENQLRYNAYIQQVNEQIKMMRVGVEGR, encoded by the coding sequence ATGAATCTTTTGAATGATATTAGTTTTCAAAGGCTGCAAGGTGCACTCGATGCCTCCAACATTAGACAACGAACAATTGCTGACAACATTGCGAATGCGGACACCCCGTATTTCAAGCGTTCGGACGTTGCTTTTGAAGAAATGCTCCAGGAACAAATGAGTGGAGATATGCCTGTTCTTAAAGGGAAAGTAACGGATTCAAGGCATTTTGTCATAGGTCCTTCCTCTTCCATACCTACACCTGTAGTTAATATGGACCAGTCAACATCCATGAATAACAACCAGAATAACGTCGATGTAGACAAAGAAATGAGTCTTCTGGCGGAGAACCAGCTGCGTTACAACGCTTATATTCAGCAAGTGAATGAACAAATCAAAATGATGCGTGTTGGAGTCGAAGGGAGATAA
- the fliF gene encoding flagellar basal-body MS-ring/collar protein FliF yields MNERIAQYRDKASQYWNSFSKKQKVLFISTFLFLILAAVVLTMQLSKTEYEVAFTDLNASDSAGVINYLDSSSIPYKLSSDGKTISVPSTDVAIAKVNIGSQGIIQNGSLGYKSFEESSSPIGMTDKEFDVKYNNALNGEVEQLLQRMQGIQDAKVLVNMPKDNIFAGLEEQDKASASVALQFKPGYHPNQAAVDGYFNLVKTAIPNLPIENITITNTDEAELIPTARGGSGGLSSEVQENMALQKKFENDVRNNVKQFLSQIVGDENVNVLVASKLNFDKETRKENLVTPVDVDNMKGIEISVQEIQKSYTGASNPTGGVAGTGQEEVPGYPSSDASGNSSSEETSSTKNYDVNRIVKDIVSSPYTVKDLTINVAVEPPAGQTELQAPVQDAIENILVNIVRASLADSGTVISDADLAKKVSVMSQGFQTAAATNTGFQLSTGMMWGIGALVAALIATVVILLVRRRRKQNEIEEEDIPLPVATEFPSITLDSVTNESQVRKQLESLAKKKPDEFVNLLRTWLADE; encoded by the coding sequence GTGAATGAGAGAATTGCCCAATACAGAGATAAGGCATCCCAGTATTGGAATAGTTTTAGCAAAAAGCAAAAAGTATTATTTATTTCCACCTTCCTGTTTTTAATTTTGGCTGCAGTTGTACTAACCATGCAATTGTCAAAGACGGAATATGAAGTTGCTTTCACGGATTTGAATGCAAGTGACTCTGCAGGCGTCATTAATTATCTGGATTCATCGAGTATTCCATACAAATTAAGTTCAGATGGCAAGACCATATCTGTACCGAGCACGGATGTAGCTATTGCTAAAGTAAATATCGGATCACAAGGAATTATTCAGAATGGTTCATTAGGGTATAAGTCATTTGAGGAGTCATCATCTCCAATCGGGATGACGGATAAAGAGTTCGATGTGAAGTATAACAACGCATTGAACGGAGAAGTGGAGCAGTTGCTTCAACGAATGCAAGGCATACAGGATGCTAAAGTATTGGTCAATATGCCAAAAGATAATATCTTTGCTGGCCTAGAAGAGCAGGATAAAGCATCAGCATCAGTGGCCCTGCAGTTTAAACCGGGTTATCACCCCAATCAAGCTGCGGTAGATGGATATTTTAATTTGGTCAAAACAGCCATTCCCAATCTACCTATTGAAAACATAACGATTACGAACACAGATGAAGCGGAACTGATTCCGACCGCCCGAGGTGGTAGCGGGGGATTATCTTCTGAAGTCCAAGAAAATATGGCGTTACAGAAGAAATTCGAAAATGATGTTCGCAATAATGTGAAACAATTTCTTTCCCAGATTGTGGGTGACGAGAATGTCAACGTTCTGGTTGCTTCCAAGCTTAATTTTGACAAGGAAACTCGTAAAGAAAACCTAGTCACACCGGTCGATGTAGATAATATGAAAGGCATCGAGATCAGTGTTCAAGAGATTCAAAAGAGCTATACGGGGGCAAGCAATCCGACAGGTGGTGTTGCTGGCACAGGTCAAGAGGAAGTTCCGGGTTATCCATCATCGGATGCATCGGGAAACTCAAGCTCGGAGGAAACATCCAGCACCAAAAACTACGATGTCAACCGAATTGTTAAAGATATCGTTTCCAGTCCATATACTGTAAAAGATTTAACCATTAACGTCGCGGTTGAACCACCGGCAGGACAAACAGAATTACAAGCACCGGTTCAGGATGCGATTGAAAATATTTTGGTTAACATTGTTCGTGCATCACTGGCGGACTCAGGCACTGTAATAAGTGACGCAGATTTGGCCAAAAAAGTTTCGGTAATGTCTCAAGGTTTCCAGACTGCTGCGGCAACAAATACAGGGTTCCAGCTTTCCACCGGAATGATGTGGGGCATCGGAGCATTGGTGGCAGCATTGATTGCAACGGTTGTTATTTTGTTAGTGCGCCGTCGTCGCAAACAGAACGAAATAGAAGAAGAGGATATTCCTCTTCCGGTAGCAACAGAGTTTCCGTCCATTACGTTGGACAGTGTAACGAACGAAAGTCAAGTGCGCAAACAATTGGAGAGTTTGGCCAAGAAAAAGCCAGACGAATTCGTCAATCTGCTGCGTACGTGGCTGGCTGACGAATAG
- the trmFO gene encoding FADH(2)-oxidizing methylenetetrahydrofolate--tRNA-(uracil(54)-C(5))-methyltransferase TrmFO has translation MILNNEQQVTVIGAGLAGTEAAWQIASRGVRVKLYEMRPVVKTPAHHTDKFAELVCSNSLRANGLTNAVGVLKEEMRMLNSLVLGAADRHAVPAGGALAVDRDGFSGEITSTLHQHPLIEVVNEELTSLPEDGIVVVATGPLTSPALSEQIKALMGEEYFYFYDAAAPIIEKDSIDMNKVYLASRYDKGEAAYLNCPMTEEEFDVFYEALITAEVAQLKEFEKEIYFEGCMPIEVMMKRGKQTALFGPMKPVGLVNPHTGELPHAVVQLRQDNAAGTLYNLVGFQTHLKWGEQKRVFSLIPGLENAEFVRYGVMHRNTFINSPKLLRPTYQFKERPNLFFAGQMTGVEGYVESAASGLIAGMNAAKAALGQELVVLPVETTLGSMAQYITTADFKHFQPMNANFGLLPKLETKIRNKKEKNEALAQRALDGIARFAAAEGLTVPERV, from the coding sequence ATGATTTTGAATAATGAACAACAAGTAACCGTTATTGGCGCCGGGCTCGCAGGAACAGAAGCAGCTTGGCAGATCGCAAGTCGCGGTGTGCGCGTAAAACTATACGAGATGAGACCGGTTGTGAAAACACCGGCTCACCATACTGATAAATTTGCAGAACTGGTGTGCAGCAACTCGCTTCGTGCTAATGGCTTGACCAACGCAGTCGGTGTATTGAAGGAAGAAATGAGAATGCTTAATTCTCTGGTTTTGGGTGCAGCAGACCGCCATGCCGTTCCGGCAGGTGGGGCACTTGCAGTGGACCGGGACGGATTCTCAGGCGAAATCACGTCTACACTTCATCAGCATCCACTCATCGAAGTTGTCAATGAAGAACTGACTTCTTTGCCGGAAGACGGAATCGTTGTCGTTGCAACGGGGCCTTTGACTTCACCAGCATTGTCCGAGCAAATCAAAGCCCTTATGGGTGAAGAATACTTTTACTTCTATGATGCGGCTGCGCCAATTATCGAAAAAGATTCTATTGATATGAATAAAGTTTATTTGGCTTCACGTTATGATAAAGGCGAAGCAGCTTACTTGAACTGCCCAATGACAGAAGAGGAATTCGATGTATTCTATGAAGCGTTAATCACAGCGGAAGTTGCTCAACTGAAAGAATTTGAGAAAGAAATTTACTTCGAAGGCTGTATGCCGATTGAAGTCATGATGAAACGTGGCAAACAAACGGCGTTGTTTGGTCCGATGAAACCTGTAGGACTCGTTAATCCGCATACTGGAGAACTGCCTCATGCTGTTGTTCAGCTTAGACAGGACAATGCAGCAGGAACGCTGTACAATCTGGTCGGATTCCAGACGCATCTGAAATGGGGCGAACAAAAGCGGGTCTTTTCTTTGATCCCTGGACTTGAAAATGCGGAATTCGTTCGTTATGGCGTAATGCACCGTAATACATTTATCAATTCTCCCAAACTGCTTCGTCCAACGTATCAGTTCAAAGAGCGTCCAAACCTGTTCTTTGCAGGTCAAATGACGGGAGTAGAAGGTTATGTAGAATCTGCGGCATCCGGTTTAATCGCGGGTATGAATGCAGCCAAAGCAGCGCTTGGACAGGAACTGGTGGTTTTGCCGGTGGAGACCACATTGGGCAGTATGGCACAATATATTACAACAGCTGATTTCAAACACTTCCAGCCAATGAACGCAAACTTCGGGTTGCTGCCGAAGCTGGAAACTAAAATACGCAATAAAAAGGAAAAAAATGAAGCACTTGCGCAGCGTGCACTGGATGGCATTGCCCGTTTTGCAGCAGCAGAAGGTCTAACCGTTCCAGAACGCGTGTAA
- the fliG gene encoding flagellar motor switch protein FliG: MAKASSQGLTGRQKAAILLITLGPEVSAQIFKHLRDEEIEQLTLEIANVRKVDASEKDMIMSEFHQICLAQEYISQGGITYAREILEKALGSQKALEVINRLTATLQVRPFDFARKADPNQILNFIQNESPQTIALVLSYLQFEQAAAILSSLPQEKQADVARRVAVMDSTSPEVISQVERVLEQKLSSTVTQDYTNAGGIESIVQILNGVDRGTERTILDSLEIQDPELAEEIKKRMFVFEDIVNVDDRSIQRIIRDIDNADLQLALKVASEEVRDAIFRNMSKRMAETFKEEMEFMGPVRLRDVEEAQTRIVGTIRRLEEAGEIIIARGGGDDIIV; this comes from the coding sequence TTGGCGAAGGCAAGCAGTCAAGGTCTGACTGGAAGACAAAAAGCAGCAATTTTGTTGATTACATTAGGTCCGGAAGTGTCCGCGCAAATCTTCAAACATTTGCGGGATGAAGAGATCGAACAACTGACGTTGGAAATTGCCAATGTTCGCAAAGTAGATGCTTCCGAAAAAGATATGATTATGTCTGAGTTTCATCAGATTTGTCTTGCACAGGAATACATTTCTCAAGGTGGTATTACGTACGCGAGAGAAATTCTGGAGAAAGCACTTGGGTCGCAAAAAGCACTTGAAGTTATTAACCGTTTGACGGCTACGCTACAAGTTAGACCATTTGACTTTGCGCGTAAGGCAGATCCAAATCAAATATTGAACTTTATTCAGAACGAAAGCCCGCAAACGATTGCTCTGGTATTATCATATCTGCAATTTGAGCAGGCAGCGGCGATCTTGTCCTCGTTACCACAAGAGAAACAGGCCGATGTAGCACGCCGAGTTGCTGTGATGGACAGTACTTCTCCAGAAGTCATTTCTCAAGTGGAGCGGGTGCTCGAACAGAAACTGTCTTCTACTGTTACACAAGATTATACAAATGCGGGTGGTATCGAATCCATCGTTCAGATCTTGAATGGCGTCGACCGTGGTACGGAACGTACTATCCTCGACTCACTGGAAATTCAAGATCCGGAACTTGCAGAAGAAATCAAAAAACGCATGTTTGTATTCGAAGATATCGTCAATGTGGATGATCGTTCGATCCAGCGTATTATCCGGGATATCGACAATGCAGATTTGCAGTTGGCACTCAAAGTGGCAAGCGAAGAAGTACGGGATGCTATATTCCGGAACATGTCGAAACGGATGGCCGAGACATTCAAGGAAGAAATGGAATTCATGGGACCCGTTCGGTTGCGTGATGTTGAGGAAGCTCAGACTCGTATCGTAGGAACGATCCGCAGATTGGAAGAAGCTGGTGAGATCATTATCGCTCGCGGTGGAGGAGATGATATCATTGTCTAA
- the topA gene encoding type I DNA topoisomerase, whose translation MADALVIVESPSKAKTIGKYLGSKFIVKASMGHVRDLPKSQIGVEVENDFNPKYITIRGKGSILKELKDARKKVKKVYLAADPDREGEAIAWHLAHALELDETADCRVVFNEITKQAVKDAFKTPRKINMDLVNAQQARRILDRLVGYKISPLLWKKVKKGLSAGRVQSVAVKIILDRENEINDFEPEEYWSITAKLTADGNPFEAKFHQLNGTKTELGSEAEVQAILKQIEGASFTVKEVKEKERSRNPSAPFTTSSLQQEAARKLNFRASKTMSVAQQLYEGVDLGKEGTVGLITYMRTDSTRIAASAQEEAKEYIIGKYGEPFAPETPRNYSKKAANAQDAHEAIRPTSILRDPDSIKSFMSRDQFRLYKLVWERFIASQMSSAVLDTLSVDIAAGDTIFRAAGSKVRFQGFMKVYVEGNDDGTTEEDRLLPPLKNGDVLENREIEPKQHFTQPPPRYTEARLVKTLEELGIGRPSTYAPTLETIQKRGYVAIEEKKFMPTELGELVIEQMEEFFPEILNVEFTANMEGDLDHVEEGSEDWVKVLAEFYESFEKRLEFAEEEMKEIEIEDEVSDEICEKCGKPLVYKLGRFGKFLACSGFPDCRNTKPIIKDIGVTCPKCKEGHVVERRSKKGRIFYGCDKYPECDFVSWDKPSAKPCPSCGSLMIEKRNKQGTRLQCTSCDHQEPVEEPEEE comes from the coding sequence ATGGCGGATGCACTCGTAATCGTGGAGTCGCCCTCAAAGGCGAAGACGATCGGCAAATATTTAGGCAGCAAGTTCATCGTAAAAGCTTCGATGGGACATGTACGCGATTTGCCAAAGAGTCAGATCGGCGTTGAGGTAGAAAACGATTTTAATCCGAAATATATAACGATCCGCGGCAAAGGTTCAATTTTGAAAGAACTGAAGGATGCACGAAAGAAAGTGAAAAAAGTGTATCTCGCAGCTGACCCGGATCGCGAAGGTGAGGCTATTGCTTGGCATTTGGCCCATGCACTTGAGCTGGATGAAACTGCGGATTGCCGAGTAGTATTTAATGAAATTACGAAACAGGCTGTCAAAGATGCGTTCAAAACGCCGCGTAAGATCAATATGGATCTGGTTAACGCGCAGCAGGCCAGACGTATTTTGGATAGGCTTGTAGGATATAAAATTAGTCCGTTATTATGGAAGAAAGTCAAAAAAGGATTGTCCGCTGGCCGCGTTCAGTCCGTGGCTGTCAAAATCATTTTGGATCGTGAAAATGAAATAAATGATTTTGAACCGGAAGAGTACTGGAGCATTACTGCCAAACTAACAGCAGACGGCAATCCGTTTGAAGCCAAGTTCCATCAGTTAAACGGTACCAAAACCGAACTTGGCAGTGAGGCAGAAGTACAGGCTATTTTAAAACAAATCGAGGGTGCCTCTTTTACAGTCAAGGAAGTTAAAGAGAAGGAACGCAGCCGTAACCCTTCTGCTCCGTTTACAACGAGTTCCTTACAGCAGGAAGCCGCACGAAAATTGAATTTCAGAGCTTCCAAGACGATGTCTGTCGCCCAACAGCTATATGAAGGGGTAGACCTCGGAAAAGAAGGCACAGTCGGTCTCATTACGTATATGCGTACAGACTCTACCCGAATTGCAGCATCGGCTCAGGAAGAAGCCAAGGAATATATTATTGGTAAGTACGGTGAGCCATTTGCTCCAGAGACGCCTAGAAACTATTCCAAAAAAGCAGCCAATGCTCAAGACGCGCATGAAGCGATCCGTCCAACGTCGATTTTGCGTGATCCGGATTCCATTAAATCGTTTATGAGTCGTGATCAATTCCGGTTGTACAAACTGGTTTGGGAACGTTTTATAGCGAGCCAGATGTCATCTGCCGTTCTGGATACACTCTCCGTGGACATTGCTGCAGGAGATACGATTTTCCGGGCAGCGGGTTCGAAGGTTCGTTTCCAAGGATTCATGAAGGTATATGTAGAAGGTAATGATGACGGTACAACGGAAGAAGATCGTCTGCTGCCTCCGCTGAAAAATGGAGATGTGCTGGAGAACCGGGAAATCGAGCCGAAACAGCACTTTACACAACCACCGCCACGTTATACAGAAGCAAGGTTGGTTAAAACGCTTGAGGAACTGGGCATAGGGCGTCCCAGTACATATGCGCCAACGCTGGAGACCATTCAGAAGCGCGGATATGTTGCCATTGAAGAGAAAAAATTCATGCCTACAGAACTGGGCGAACTGGTCATCGAACAGATGGAGGAGTTTTTCCCGGAGATCCTGAATGTGGAGTTCACCGCGAACATGGAAGGTGATCTTGACCATGTGGAGGAAGGGTCGGAAGATTGGGTCAAAGTACTCGCAGAATTCTACGAGTCTTTTGAGAAACGGCTTGAGTTTGCAGAAGAAGAAATGAAAGAAATCGAGATTGAAGATGAAGTTTCGGATGAAATATGTGAGAAGTGCGGCAAACCGCTCGTTTATAAGCTGGGTCGTTTCGGCAAGTTTCTTGCATGTTCCGGATTTCCGGATTGCCGGAATACCAAACCGATCATCAAGGATATCGGCGTGACTTGTCCGAAATGTAAGGAAGGGCATGTTGTTGAACGCCGCAGTAAAAAGGGACGTATTTTCTATGGTTGCGACAAGTATCCTGAATGTGATTTTGTATCATGGGATAAACCGTCAGCGAAACCATGTCCAAGTTGCGGATCACTAATGATTGAGAAACGGAACAAACAGGGCACACGATTACAGTGTACTTCGTGTGATCATCAAGAACCGGTAGAGGAACCGGAAGAAGAATGA
- the flgC gene encoding flagellar basal body rod protein FlgC gives MNISNSFSISASALTAQRLRMDVISSNIANAETTRASVTNGEAVPYKRKMVVLEPNKTSFNSLLQNQMKSSGSGEGVRVSEIREDQSPLKPVYDPTHPDANAEGYVYMPNVDIAKEMVDMISASRSYEANVTALNSTKAMISKALEIGRA, from the coding sequence GTGAACATCAGTAACAGTTTCAGTATCAGTGCATCGGCTCTAACAGCTCAGCGTTTGCGGATGGATGTTATATCATCCAACATTGCCAACGCGGAGACGACGCGCGCGAGTGTAACCAACGGCGAGGCGGTTCCTTACAAGCGCAAGATGGTTGTGCTTGAACCAAACAAAACTTCCTTCAACAGCTTGCTTCAAAATCAAATGAAAAGCAGTGGGTCTGGAGAGGGAGTTAGAGTATCGGAGATTCGTGAAGATCAGTCGCCTCTGAAGCCAGTCTACGACCCTACACATCCAGATGCCAACGCTGAGGGGTATGTGTACATGCCTAATGTGGATATCGCGAAAGAAATGGTGGACATGATCTCGGCTTCACGCTCATATGAAGCAAACGTCACAGCTTTGAACTCAACCAAAGCAATGATATCCAAGGCATTGGAGATTGGAAGAGCCTAG
- the fliE gene encoding flagellar hook-basal body complex protein FliE, protein MIQNNMFSTQGIQPLQMQSTAQAKPSTPAETIQSFGTYLQDALGSVAAQETQAHEMSNQFLVGKVNVDQVMIASEQALLSLQLTTQVRNKVVEAYQEIMRTQL, encoded by the coding sequence ATGATTCAGAACAACATGTTTAGCACACAGGGGATTCAACCGCTTCAGATGCAAAGTACGGCACAAGCTAAACCATCTACACCAGCCGAAACCATTCAGAGCTTCGGTACATACCTACAGGATGCGCTAGGGTCTGTAGCTGCACAGGAGACCCAAGCGCATGAAATGTCAAACCAATTCCTGGTTGGGAAAGTGAACGTTGATCAGGTGATGATCGCTTCAGAACAGGCCCTGTTGAGTCTGCAACTTACGACTCAAGTCCGAAACAAAGTAGTCGAAGCATATCAGGAGATTATGCGTACGCAATTATAA